The Streptomyces sp. NBC_01317 genomic interval GGTATCGGCCACCTCGGGACGGGTGACCTGGAGGTACGGCTCTCGTCGGCGGCTGACCTGGATAAGGCGGGACCGCTGATCCGCCGCGCATTCGAGGCAGCCTGAGCTACGAAGCCGGGACGGTCGGTGGCCTGCTGCGGGGCCGCGGCGTCTCACACCTCAAGGAGCACGTCTTCGAGCTGTGCCGTGCTCGGCCAGATGCCGCCGACCACCGCGTGTCCACCGCGCTTCGGCCGTGGTCGGCGATAGTTTGTGTGTCTCCGGGCCCTGCCGGTTCCCGTCACGGTACGGCTGGTGGATGGTGCCGCGCTTGCCGTGGCACACGTCCCGGGCCGGCTTGTGGCGGGACTCCTGCCCAGTGAGCTGCCGGTTCATCTGCCGGCGGTAGGTGTCGTCGACCGGGTCGACCATCCGCAGCATTGCGTGGAATCTGTTTTGTCAACCCGGCGTGCTGGGGCGAGTTCACACTTCAGGCTGATGGGTGGTAGTGCGGTCGATCAGCGAGGCGATGCCGGGCGGCCCTGAAATCCGCACCTCGCGGATCGGCTGACCTGGTTGGATGGGCGGCATGAACGGTACTCAGTCCATAGGCACCCCTTGGGGTATATCCGTGTTCGGCACGGCGAGCGTGGATGCCACGCCGGATGTAGCCCGACTTCGCGTCGCCATCAAGCAGACGAGGCAGAAGCCGGGTGAGTCGTTCGAGGTCACGCGAGGCAGCGTCAACCAGATCCGGGAGGTGCTGCGCGGCCACGGAGTCCCCGACACTGCCGTGTCCACGTCGCGCCTAGACCTGAAGTCCTCATGGAATTTCGGCAATGAGCGCACGTTCCTCGGCTACGAGTGCACGGCCTCGTTCGTGATCGAGTTGCGGGAGCTGGACATCCTGGAGACCGTGCTCGTGGACGTTGTCGAGGCCGGGGCGAACCAGGTCGACGGTGTCGAGTTCGATGTGAGTACCAAGCAGGAACTTCGCGCCCAGGCGCGCGCGGCCGCGGTAGCCGCTGCCCGTGAGAAGGCGGCCCTGTATGCGGATGCTGCCGATGTCCGGCTTGGCCCCGTCATCCACATCAAGGACGTGGACTCCGATCAGTTGCAGAACTCCTACCGCGGGCACCGCCAAGCCGGCGGGGCCGGGGGCGAGGGCGACCTCGCCCCCGGCAAGATCAGTGTCACCGCGGGCGTGGTGATCGGGTTCTCGATCATCAGCGGCTGACAACACGCACAGTGGCCCGGTGCCCGGCCACGAGCGCGGCCGGGCCACCATGCCTCCTGTTTGCGGAGGGGAAGGAAGGCTGGCCCCGAAGCCGGCCCGGTTGCCAGCCTGACCTGCAATCACTCTGCTTGACCTGCGAAAAAAGAAGCACATGCCGCACAAGCGGCCCCATAACCTGCGGCTACTCGTCAGCCATCGACCTCACTGGAGGTCCGTGCCTTACGTTCCCGGCCTCCCAGCTACCGTGCAGCAGGAGATCGCTCAGATCGAGATACCGACAGCCGCGAACTGGGCGGCCGCCGGTCTGTGGCCTGGAGCCGTGGCGGAAGCCCTGTCTGGATGGACAAACTCCTCCCGCGACCCTGCCCAACGTCACTTCCATCCCTGCGCGTGCTGTGGCCGCAGCAGCCGCGGACTGCTGGACGAAGTCCTCGCCATGCTCTCAGCCCCGGCTGCCCGCGCTCTTGAACGTCTGATCGAGCCGCTGGACGAGGACTTTCGGGCTCGCACCCTGCCGAACCCCTCGGCCTCGAAGGATCTCTCCTGGTGGGCGCGCCGAGTCTGAATCACTGACATGAGGTGCAGGCCCCACCGCAGGCACGGTCCGCCGTTGAAGCTGTGGCTCCGTCGGTCGTTCCCACGATCGGCAGCAG includes:
- a CDS encoding SIMPL domain-containing protein; translated protein: MNGTQSIGTPWGISVFGTASVDATPDVARLRVAIKQTRQKPGESFEVTRGSVNQIREVLRGHGVPDTAVSTSRLDLKSSWNFGNERTFLGYECTASFVIELRELDILETVLVDVVEAGANQVDGVEFDVSTKQELRAQARAAAVAAAREKAALYADAADVRLGPVIHIKDVDSDQLQNSYRGHRQAGGAGGEGDLAPGKISVTAGVVIGFSIISG